In a genomic window of Longimicrobium sp.:
- the folE gene encoding GTP cyclohydrolase I FolE, with protein sequence MAELTLHDHASAHREDEAGGGEYAELVRRMLLALGEDPEREGLRRTPERVEKAMRWLTRGYGLSVEEAVGGAVFDEGHHNMVIVKDIEMYSMCEHHMLPFFGKVHIAYIPNGRIVGLSKLPRVVEVFARRLQVQERMTEQIAGALMDVLRPEGVGVVIEAAHLCMMMRGVEKQNSKTITSAMKGVFLEDIRTREEFLRLVHSTHGGM encoded by the coding sequence ATGGCGGAGCTGACCCTGCACGATCACGCGAGCGCCCACCGCGAGGACGAGGCGGGCGGCGGCGAGTACGCGGAGCTGGTGCGCCGGATGCTGCTGGCGCTGGGCGAGGACCCGGAGCGCGAAGGCCTGCGCCGCACCCCCGAGCGGGTGGAGAAGGCCATGCGATGGCTCACCCGCGGCTACGGCCTGTCGGTGGAGGAGGCCGTCGGCGGCGCGGTGTTCGACGAGGGCCACCACAACATGGTGATCGTGAAGGACATCGAGATGTACTCGATGTGCGAGCACCACATGCTCCCCTTCTTCGGCAAGGTGCACATCGCCTACATTCCCAACGGGCGGATCGTGGGGCTCAGCAAGCTGCCGCGCGTGGTGGAGGTGTTCGCGCGGCGGCTGCAGGTGCAGGAGCGCATGACCGAGCAGATCGCCGGCGCGCTGATGGACGTGCTGCGCCCCGAGGGCGTGGGCGTGGTGATCGAGGCCGCGCACCTGTGCATGATGATGCGCGGGGTGGAGAAGCAGAACTCGAAGACCATCACCAGCGCCATGAAGGGCGTGTTCCTGGAAGACATCCGCACCCGCGAGGAGTTCCTGCGCCTGGTGCACTCCACGCACGGGGGGATGTAA
- a CDS encoding 6-pyruvoyl trahydropterin synthase family protein: protein MPTVRVTRRVHFNAAHRLHNPALGDDENRRIYGLCNSPNWHGHNYDLDITVEGEPDPRTGYLVDLGEVRDAAGEVLKEVDHRNLNLDVPWLEGVIPSTENLVVALWRQLAPRIPRGRLARLVLYETPRNWAEYEGD from the coding sequence TTGCCCACCGTACGCGTGACCCGGCGGGTGCACTTCAACGCCGCGCACCGCCTGCACAATCCGGCGCTCGGCGACGACGAGAACCGGCGCATCTACGGTCTGTGTAACAGCCCCAACTGGCACGGGCACAACTACGACCTGGACATCACCGTCGAGGGCGAGCCCGACCCGCGCACGGGGTATCTCGTGGACCTGGGGGAGGTGCGCGACGCGGCCGGGGAGGTGCTGAAGGAGGTGGACCACCGCAACCTGAACCTCGACGTGCCGTGGCTGGAGGGGGTCATCCCCTCCACCGAGAACCTGGTGGTCGCGCTCTGGCGGCAGCTGGCGCCGCGCATCCCGCGGGGGCGGCTGGCGCGGCTGGTGCTGTACGAGACGCCCCGCAACTGGGCGGAATACGAGGGAGACTGA
- a CDS encoding Fur family transcriptional regulator: MSPTASDIFDQLGRRGQRLTRARRAVIESLLASNGPASVRDLHLAAGPVDLVTVYRALHWLVELGLARQVPGGPGGERYELVDDAAHTHHLHCDGCGRMWTVPVCGIPRATFETIQREYGFTVTDHRLTFHGICADCAAGREAKRP, encoded by the coding sequence GTGTCTCCCACCGCATCCGATATCTTCGACCAGCTTGGCCGCCGAGGGCAGCGGCTGACGCGCGCCCGCCGCGCGGTGATCGAGTCGCTGCTCGCGTCCAACGGCCCGGCCAGCGTGCGCGACCTGCACCTGGCCGCCGGCCCCGTGGACCTGGTGACCGTGTACCGCGCGCTGCACTGGCTGGTGGAGCTGGGGCTGGCGCGGCAGGTGCCCGGCGGCCCCGGCGGCGAGCGCTACGAGCTGGTGGACGATGCGGCGCACACGCACCACCTGCACTGCGACGGGTGCGGGCGGATGTGGACCGTCCCCGTCTGCGGCATCCCGCGCGCGACCTTCGAGACGATCCAGCGCGAGTACGGCTTCACCGTCACCGACCACCGCCTCACCTTCCACGGCATCTGCGCGGACTGCGCCGCGGGCCGCGAAGCGAAGCGGCCCTAG
- a CDS encoding 6-carboxytetrahydropterin synthase — translation MFLLNVKAHYDAAHFLRNYHGKCEKLHGHRYEVEAGLAFDDVGDGGMAYDFGEAKRHLRAVADRLDHENINDLPPFTEIEPSAENQARWIFGEMRDLLGPLADHLVYVRVWETPNQYAQYSLKPTW, via the coding sequence ATGTTCCTGCTGAACGTGAAGGCGCACTACGACGCCGCGCACTTCCTGCGCAACTACCACGGCAAGTGCGAGAAGCTGCACGGCCACCGCTACGAGGTGGAGGCCGGGCTGGCCTTCGACGACGTGGGCGACGGCGGGATGGCGTACGACTTCGGCGAGGCCAAGCGGCATCTCCGCGCCGTGGCCGACCGGCTGGACCACGAGAACATCAACGACCTGCCGCCCTTCACCGAGATCGAGCCGAGCGCCGAGAACCAGGCGCGCTGGATCTTCGGGGAGATGCGGGATCTCCTGGGCCCGCTCGCGGATCATCTCGTCTACGTCCGCGTGTGGGAGACGCCGAACCAGTACGCCCAGTACAGTCTGAAGCCGACGTGGTGA
- a CDS encoding tetratricopeptide repeat protein gives MSWFTKLINGRSGPAAKDPDYYEEGTVLLREEKYHEALTSFRLALRESPNDTDVLQQIAVTYTRIGMTDEATRTYRRVLELKPHASGAHYGLAFLLLQQGNTDEAVAHLRAFLARPPQHATAQRHVTHAQKTLAELTGEGEVDDAAPGSPDLRLDL, from the coding sequence ATGTCCTGGTTCACCAAGCTGATCAACGGCCGCTCCGGACCCGCGGCGAAGGACCCGGATTACTACGAGGAAGGAACGGTGCTCCTCCGCGAGGAGAAGTACCACGAGGCGCTGACCTCCTTCCGGCTGGCGCTGCGCGAGAGCCCCAACGACACCGACGTGCTGCAGCAGATCGCGGTGACGTACACGCGCATCGGGATGACCGACGAGGCCACGCGCACCTACCGCCGCGTGCTGGAGCTGAAGCCGCACGCCAGCGGGGCGCACTACGGGCTGGCTTTCCTGCTGCTGCAGCAGGGAAACACCGACGAGGCGGTGGCGCACCTGCGCGCCTTCCTGGCGCGCCCGCCGCAGCACGCCACCGCGCAGCGCCACGTGACCCACGCGCAGAAGACGCTGGCCGAGCTGACCGGCGAGGGCGAGGTGGACGACGCCGCCCCCGGCTCGCCGGACCTGCGGCTGGACCTCTGA
- a CDS encoding SDR family oxidoreductase: MTEHEEMIGGEPAPARGSAPAGELAGKTVVVTGASRGIGLEVAREMVRAGAWVGMVARGSDALLRAAAEVGGHAIPGDVGEPAGVHAVATYVSELLGDAPDVLVSSAGAFSLAPLAETDPADFERQVAVNLRGPFLLVRAFLPLMLRRRAGHLIHVGSVAGRVAFPENGAYSASKFGLRGLHEVLLQEIRGTGVRATLVEPAATDTALWDAVGARPGLPPRQAMLRAADVARVVMFAAAQPRHVQIPTIAVEAAG, encoded by the coding sequence ATGACGGAGCACGAGGAGATGATCGGGGGGGAGCCGGCGCCGGCGCGCGGCTCCGCGCCGGCGGGCGAGCTGGCGGGGAAGACGGTGGTGGTCACCGGCGCCTCGCGCGGGATCGGGCTGGAGGTGGCGCGCGAGATGGTGCGCGCCGGCGCCTGGGTGGGGATGGTGGCGCGCGGCAGCGACGCGCTTCTCCGCGCCGCGGCCGAGGTCGGCGGCCACGCCATCCCCGGCGACGTGGGCGAGCCGGCGGGAGTCCACGCCGTGGCCACCTACGTCTCCGAGCTGCTGGGCGACGCGCCCGACGTGCTGGTGAGCTCCGCGGGCGCCTTCTCGCTGGCGCCGCTGGCGGAGACCGACCCGGCGGACTTCGAGCGGCAGGTGGCCGTGAACCTCCGCGGCCCCTTTCTCCTCGTCCGCGCCTTCCTGCCGCTGATGCTGCGGCGGCGCGCGGGACACCTGATCCACGTCGGTTCCGTCGCGGGGCGCGTGGCCTTTCCCGAGAACGGGGCGTACAGCGCCAGCAAGTTCGGGCTGCGCGGGCTGCACGAGGTGCTGCTGCAGGAGATCCGCGGCACCGGCGTGCGCGCGACGCTGGTGGAGCCGGCGGCGACCGACACCGCGCTGTGGGACGCCGTCGGGGCCCGGCCGGGGCTCCCGCCGCGCCAGGCCATGCTGCGCGCCGCCGACGTGGCGCGCGTGGTGATGTTCGCCGCGGCCCAGCCGCGGCACGTGCAGATCCCCACCATCGCGGTCGAGGCCGCGGGGTAG
- a CDS encoding tetratricopeptide repeat protein: MPRKTQELDNPEAGNGAPAPAEAPAAEANGKTARAPRRTRAAAPADPAVDQAVAERLERAEALAESGAHAEAAEAYAAVVALRPDSVRALLGVGTELAAQGKYEAAEKELRRAEKLAPDDAAVHLQLGSAMLKRGNYPAAAASLRRAVELDPDGGQAYVLLGEALNQMAESDAAIEVLEAAVRIQPESSKAYYAMGIAYDRKGNHDRAAEMYRLSREVASR; the protein is encoded by the coding sequence ATGCCCCGCAAGACGCAGGAGCTGGACAACCCCGAAGCCGGGAACGGCGCCCCCGCGCCGGCCGAGGCCCCCGCCGCCGAGGCGAACGGGAAGACCGCGCGCGCGCCCCGGCGCACTCGCGCGGCCGCCCCGGCCGACCCCGCGGTGGACCAGGCCGTGGCCGAGCGGCTGGAGCGCGCCGAGGCGCTGGCCGAGAGCGGCGCGCACGCCGAGGCCGCCGAGGCCTATGCGGCGGTGGTGGCGCTGCGCCCCGACAGCGTGCGCGCGCTGCTGGGCGTGGGAACGGAGCTGGCCGCGCAGGGGAAGTACGAGGCCGCCGAGAAGGAGCTGCGCCGCGCCGAGAAGCTGGCCCCCGACGACGCGGCCGTGCACCTGCAGCTGGGCTCGGCCATGCTGAAGCGCGGCAACTACCCCGCGGCGGCCGCCTCTCTGCGCCGCGCGGTGGAGCTGGACCCCGACGGCGGGCAGGCGTACGTGCTGCTGGGCGAGGCGCTGAACCAGATGGCCGAGAGCGACGCCGCCATCGAGGTGCTCGAGGCCGCGGTGCGCATCCAGCCCGAGAGCAGCAAGGCCTACTACGCCATGGGGATCGCGTACGACCGCAAGGGGAACCACGACCGCGCGGCCGAGATGTACCGGCTGAGCCGCGAGGTCGCCAGCCGCTGA
- the cutA gene encoding divalent-cation tolerance protein CutA: protein MTAPDAETARSIARALVEERLIACASLVPGVTSIYRWEGAVEEAAELLVVMKTRPALLERLFARAAELHPYEVPELLAVPVAGGLAAYCRWVAEETEGGGA from the coding sequence ATGACGGCGCCGGACGCGGAGACGGCGCGAAGCATCGCCCGCGCGCTGGTGGAGGAGCGGCTCATCGCCTGCGCCAGCCTCGTCCCCGGCGTGACGTCCATCTACCGCTGGGAGGGCGCGGTGGAGGAAGCGGCCGAGCTGCTGGTGGTGATGAAGACGCGGCCCGCGCTGCTGGAGCGGCTCTTCGCGCGCGCCGCCGAGCTGCACCCGTACGAGGTGCCCGAGCTGCTGGCGGTGCCGGTGGCCGGCGGGCTGGCGGCCTACTGCCGGTGGGTGGCGGAGGAGACGGAGGGCGGCGGCGCGTGA
- a CDS encoding Trm112 family protein, translating to MYLLLTDVLACPRCGPEFGLVLLADRIDERRVMEGRLGCPNCREQYPIHDGVLNVRTAGDAPASPSPSPENAVGEGEAAVRLAALLGLADARGTVLLAGPGAMLAGAVADLVPEVEVVAFAAEPPSTGGERPGVSRIAGGGRFPFRSGTLRGVALAGGGDETVLMEGLRVLQPGARLVVEQAAPGTAERLAAMGAQVMLDQEGTVVARAVGEPVRLRVNALR from the coding sequence ATGTATCTCCTGCTGACCGACGTCCTCGCCTGTCCCCGCTGCGGGCCGGAGTTCGGGCTGGTGCTCCTCGCCGACCGCATTGACGAGCGGCGGGTGATGGAAGGGCGGCTGGGGTGCCCCAACTGCCGCGAGCAGTATCCCATCCACGACGGGGTGCTGAACGTGCGGACGGCGGGGGACGCGCCCGCATCCCCATCCCCATCTCCCGAAAACGCCGTTGGGGAAGGCGAGGCGGCGGTGCGGCTGGCGGCGCTGCTGGGGCTGGCGGACGCCCGGGGGACGGTGCTGCTGGCCGGCCCCGGCGCGATGCTTGCCGGTGCCGTCGCGGACCTGGTTCCCGAGGTGGAGGTCGTCGCCTTCGCGGCCGAGCCGCCATCGACTGGCGGCGAGCGGCCCGGGGTGAGCCGGATCGCGGGCGGGGGGCGGTTCCCCTTCCGGAGCGGGACACTGCGTGGCGTGGCGCTGGCCGGCGGGGGGGATGAGACGGTGTTGATGGAGGGGCTGCGCGTGCTGCAGCCGGGCGCGCGGCTGGTGGTGGAGCAGGCCGCGCCGGGGACGGCGGAGCGCCTGGCCGCCATGGGCGCGCAGGTGATGCTGGACCAGGAGGGAACCGTGGTCGCGCGCGCCGTGGGCGAGCCCGTGCGGCTGCGGGTGAACGCCCTCCGCTGA